One part of the Cyanobacterium sp. T60_A2020_053 genome encodes these proteins:
- a CDS encoding ABC transporter ATP-binding protein — protein MASFRDLLRYYSKYKLTVFFSIGAAGILEIIDLIIPYLIGQILNILSNQNIDIFLQNIINKFTFISSLSTNEKSVNLIAICLLIFVIAVVRAPVQSWLGSWFHWEITLKSRRDHSQKVIEKILTLPLNFYDENNPGRIAGRISRGISNHTWTYPEIAGEFLPKLIRILGIFVVILLIEKWIALGFIISFILILTLTFIHLKKLIIREQLLDTHQENTESRTSEIITNIKTVKSFATEARELARQKKRLNREYRVVINRIHLGYVKLATWNRTVVQLSLFLVFIGVLIPTFRGEMSLGHFITTYTLASMAYSELEPLSNLAEVFARRYASMIRFHEFMNLPSGEDASSLLPEYLSENPYQFTGKLHFQNISFGYHPDNLVLDNINFVIEPYQTVALVGRSGSGKSTLVKLLFRYFAPLQGEILVDGANIRSLDITRYRRRLAIVHQEVDMFNGTILDNLIYGNPDVTATELRNACQIARIDEFIQRLPEGYNTIVGERGVRLSGGQKQRLGIARALLVNPDILVFDEATSSLDYESEREIQLAMRSIFGTRTTIIIAHRLSTVREADKIIVLNQGKIAEVGNHEELLHRGGIYHRLHSLQESGDLY, from the coding sequence ATGGCTTCTTTTCGAGATTTACTAAGATATTACAGTAAATATAAATTAACAGTATTTTTTAGCATTGGTGCTGCTGGTATTTTAGAAATAATTGACCTTATTATTCCTTATTTAATTGGGCAAATACTCAACATTTTATCTAATCAAAATATTGATATTTTTCTACAAAACATTATTAATAAATTTACTTTTATTTCTAGTTTATCTACCAATGAAAAATCAGTTAATTTAATCGCTATTTGTCTTTTAATCTTTGTAATTGCAGTGGTGAGAGCGCCCGTCCAATCATGGCTAGGTTCTTGGTTTCATTGGGAAATTACGCTAAAGTCACGGCGCGATCATTCCCAAAAAGTAATCGAAAAAATATTAACATTACCTCTTAATTTTTATGATGAAAATAACCCGGGTAGAATAGCTGGAAGAATATCCAGAGGTATATCTAACCATACTTGGACTTATCCTGAAATAGCAGGAGAATTTTTACCTAAATTAATTAGAATATTAGGAATTTTTGTAGTTATTTTATTAATTGAAAAATGGATTGCTCTTGGTTTTATTATTTCTTTTATCCTAATTTTAACCTTGACTTTTATTCATTTAAAAAAATTAATTATTCGAGAGCAACTTTTAGACACCCATCAAGAAAATACCGAAAGTCGCACTTCTGAAATTATTACTAACATAAAAACGGTCAAATCTTTTGCCACTGAAGCGCGGGAATTAGCCCGACAAAAGAAACGTTTAAACCGTGAATATCGAGTGGTAATTAATCGCATTCACTTAGGTTATGTGAAGTTAGCCACTTGGAATCGCACTGTCGTACAATTATCATTATTCCTAGTCTTTATCGGTGTTTTAATTCCTACTTTTCGAGGGGAAATGTCGCTGGGGCATTTTATCACTACTTACACCCTTGCTAGTATGGCGTATTCAGAACTTGAACCCCTCAGCAATTTAGCGGAAGTTTTCGCACGCCGTTATGCTTCGATGATTCGTTTCCATGAGTTTATGAATTTACCCAGTGGAGAGGATGCCTCTAGTTTACTGCCTGAGTATTTGTCAGAAAATCCCTATCAATTCACTGGAAAATTACACTTTCAAAATATTTCTTTCGGTTATCATCCTGATAATCTAGTGTTAGATAATATTAACTTTGTCATTGAGCCTTATCAAACAGTAGCATTAGTCGGGCGCTCTGGTTCAGGAAAATCAACTCTAGTTAAATTATTGTTTCGTTATTTCGCACCTTTACAGGGGGAAATTCTCGTGGATGGGGCAAATATTCGCAGTCTTGATATTACTCGTTATCGTCGCCGTTTAGCTATCGTGCATCAAGAGGTGGATATGTTTAACGGTACAATTTTAGATAATCTCATCTACGGTAATCCTGATGTTACTGCCACGGAGTTAAGAAATGCTTGTCAAATTGCGCGCATTGATGAATTTATCCAAAGATTACCCGAAGGATATAATACCATCGTAGGAGAAAGGGGGGTAAGGTTATCCGGGGGACAAAAACAGCGCTTGGGTATTGCACGGGCGCTATTAGTTAATCCTGATATATTAGTGTTTGATGAGGCTACTTCTAGTCTTGATTATGAGTCAGAAAGGGAAATACAGTTAGCGATGCGTTCAATTTTTGGTACGCGCACTACTATTATTATTGCCCATCGTCTTAGCACTGTCAGAGAAGCGGATAAGATTATTGTACTAAATCAGGGCAAAATTGCGGAAGTGGGCAACCATGAGGAGTTACTCCATCGAGGGGGAATTTATCATCGTTTACATTCTTTACAGGAAAGTGGTGATTTATATTAG